The Erinaceus europaeus chromosome 4, mEriEur2.1, whole genome shotgun sequence genomic sequence AATAAATGCTAAGAAGATTTGAGCACTCTACATAAATAACATACAAAGACAGGGGCTACAGATGGGAGGAAGTATGCAAATACATGAGTTTTGTATACCCAGACTAATCTTCAGAGAGTCTTAGTCCTACCTAAAACCAAGAGTATTTATGTCACTTTGATATTGTCTTGTAGCCtttcaaaagaaacaatggaAGCAAGCAATGAAAGTTCAACAACAGACTTCATTCTTCTGGGGTTTTCTAATTGGCCTCAACTAGAGCACATCATCTCTGGGGTTGTTTGCATCTTCTACCTTGTGACTCTAGTAGGAAACACAACCATCATTCTTGTGTCCTATCTAGACACTCACCTCCATACTCCCATGTATTTCTTCTTATCCAATTTGTCCTTTTTGGACCTCTGCTATACAACTAGCATTGTGCCCCAGATGCTGGTGAATCTTTGGGGCCCTAAAAAGTCCATTACTTATGGAGGCTGTGTGCTGCAATTCTTCTTTGCCCTTGACTTGGGAGCCACAGAATGTCTCCTCCTGGCTgtgatggcctatgaccgctatgcCGCTGTCTGCCAACCTCTTCACTACACAGTCATCATGCACCCTCAGCTCTGCCAGAACATGGTGCTGACCTCCTGGataggtggtctgggaagtgctTTACTGCTTTGTTCCCTGACTATGAAGTTGCCAAGATGTGGGCAACGGGAAGTGGACAGCTTTTTCTGTGAGATGCCAGCATTGATCAAAATGGCTTGTGTCTATTCAAAAGTACTTGAGATTGTTGTCTTTACTCTTGGAGTAGTATTTCTTCTAGTACCTCTCTCACTCATCCTCATCTCATATGGAGTCATCACTCAAGCTGTCATGAGGATCAAGTCAGCAGGAAAATGGCATAAGATCCTCAATACTTGTGGTTCCCACCTCACAGTTGTAACTCTGTTTTATGGAACAGCTATTTATATGTACATGAAACCACAGAATAATAGCACCTCCCTAGATGAGGGCAAGTTCCTTACACTCTTTTACACAATCATTACACCCAGCCTTAACCCACTGATCTATACTTTAAGAAACAAAGATGTAAAGAGTGCAATAAAAAgaatgctatatatttttttaaatggacagAAAAGTTGTGAGTCAGGTGGAAACACATGAGTAAGAATGGAGAGAGCTAAAGTACAATATTTCCTAGTAGCTAGGAAGATGACCCACTGGTAGAGCTATGGGTAAGAcattgagtttgatccccaacccCACAGAAGACCAATAACCACAAAGTGGAGTTCCATAGGCAGTGCATTATTCCTTTGCTTCATCTCTCTATCCCTATGTCTTCTTATATCA encodes the following:
- the LOC103127731 gene encoding olfactory receptor 2W1-like produces the protein MEASNESSTTDFILLGFSNWPQLEHIISGVVCIFYLVTLVGNTTIILVSYLDTHLHTPMYFFLSNLSFLDLCYTTSIVPQMLVNLWGPKKSITYGGCVLQFFFALDLGATECLLLAVMAYDRYAAVCQPLHYTVIMHPQLCQNMVLTSWIGGLGSALLLCSLTMKLPRCGQREVDSFFCEMPALIKMACVYSKVLEIVVFTLGVVFLLVPLSLILISYGVITQAVMRIKSAGKWHKILNTCGSHLTVVTLFYGTAIYMYMKPQNNSTSLDEGKFLTLFYTIITPSLNPLIYTLRNKDVKSAIKRMLYIFLNGQKSCESGGNT